One part of the Dyadobacter sp. 676 genome encodes these proteins:
- a CDS encoding D-2-hydroxyacid dehydrogenase translates to MNIVILDGYTLNPGDQDWAPIRKLGNVTIYDRSAKEEIVGRAHDAEILLVNKVVLSAETLAQLTKVKYIGVMATGFNNIDIEAARKQGITVTNVKAYGPASVAQQTFALLLAIVNRVETHSQSVFAGDWVASPDFCYWKTPLNELAGKTMGLIGLGDIGSQVAKIALAFGMSVIAHRKHPVPMDNIEMVSLDAIFTQSDVISLHCPLTEETREIINRESLSKMKAGAIILNTGRGPLIHEADLADALRNGTIAAAGLDVLSVEPPKPDNPLLSAPNCVITPHVAWATFEARRRLLQMVAGNLESFQKGAPQNVVS, encoded by the coding sequence ATGAACATCGTAATTCTCGACGGATATACTTTGAACCCCGGCGACCAGGACTGGGCGCCCATTCGGAAGCTGGGAAACGTAACCATTTACGACCGCTCCGCGAAAGAAGAAATCGTTGGTCGCGCCCACGACGCGGAAATATTGCTGGTCAATAAAGTGGTGCTTTCGGCGGAGACGCTGGCGCAGCTGACGAAGGTCAAATATATCGGGGTGATGGCAACAGGCTTCAATAATATCGATATCGAAGCGGCCCGGAAACAAGGTATCACGGTAACGAATGTGAAAGCCTACGGCCCGGCGTCGGTTGCCCAGCAGACCTTCGCATTGCTGCTGGCCATTGTGAACCGCGTGGAAACGCATAGCCAGAGTGTGTTTGCGGGGGACTGGGTGGCTTCACCGGATTTTTGCTACTGGAAAACGCCGCTGAACGAGCTCGCAGGAAAAACAATGGGACTGATCGGGCTAGGCGATATCGGCTCTCAGGTGGCGAAGATCGCGCTGGCGTTCGGGATGAGCGTCATTGCACACAGGAAACATCCGGTGCCAATGGATAACATCGAAATGGTCTCGCTCGACGCTATTTTCACGCAAAGCGACGTAATCAGCCTGCATTGCCCGCTTACGGAAGAGACTCGGGAAATCATCAACCGGGAAAGCCTTTCTAAAATGAAGGCAGGGGCCATTATCCTGAATACCGGCCGTGGACCGCTCATCCACGAGGCCGATCTGGCCGATGCCCTGCGAAACGGCACAATCGCCGCGGCCGGCCTGGATGTGCTCTCCGTGGAGCCGCCAAAACCCGATAACCCGTTACTTTCCGCTCCGAACTGCGTGATCACACCGCATGTAGCCTGGGCGACTTTCGAGGCACGCCGGCGGTTGCTGCAAATGGTGGCCGGCAATCTGGAGAGTTTTCAGAAAGGCGCCCCGCAAAATGTAGTTTCGTAG
- a CDS encoding glycosyltransferase family 39 protein yields the protein MGICLLPISFACIFTIFFLRSSGAGVYTNLRRSLLLSLVTNAFIVFAFNETASFFNAVNTTSALAFWTLEAMGVSGLVYYLHRWGKIDLARLGALKTALRLDGFGTTHRAVIVFVVLFYMLPLLFLAFYAAPNNFDTHMYHLNRILIWTYNGNLDHFPTMHLQQLYLNVFAEYLVLDTVLLAGSDQFAGLIQYGAFIGSICGIGLIAKKFGLGKDGQLLASICFLTLPIGIFESTSTQVDLCACFFFIAFIYFGFELLERKSALALVMMMQSLAFGGFSKYTILIFAIPFAVYFAVRILWRYRLAYAAKVLAVALVLMAVTFSPFFYRNYAIFGHIMHPLRGTVFASEELPANKHSVLFTLSNVIKNAGLNVGLPVTSFNRALDDKIRSFHQAIGVDIDDPDLSIDPFSVKYSVHEDMIPNTVHFWLIIAGGILLLFAPLNAEVKWFWTCSAMGFLLFCTLMKFQLWSTRTQMPLFAMGAIMVACVYSLKLRWESIYLVISLLLLSLPFVYGNPSKELVPINFVTRKALGHIPIAICESNAEAGKIYQKYLSDYYEFPGKDNCHPLKGWPDYAERRKVFALLEKAGYYDHDLTSNIIHMKRERAYFLSNPDNYLSYKKLLPHIPADRNVGVMFRRNVGYYHFWSATSNRIGRAGQMDYIRYMKELSPLKNARREFCYDYILSDDLPLIHSSVPKENIAHIYSSELLYLVKLKRTSCEKHLF from the coding sequence ATGGGTATTTGTTTACTCCCGATTTCGTTTGCCTGTATTTTTACGATCTTTTTCCTGCGCTCTTCGGGAGCGGGAGTTTATACCAATCTGCGGCGGTCGCTCCTGCTGTCGCTTGTTACCAATGCATTTATTGTCTTTGCTTTTAACGAAACAGCCTCCTTTTTCAACGCAGTAAATACCACGTCGGCGCTCGCTTTCTGGACATTGGAGGCAATGGGCGTATCGGGATTGGTTTACTACCTGCATCGCTGGGGGAAAATAGACCTGGCCAGGCTCGGCGCGTTGAAAACTGCATTACGCCTGGACGGATTCGGTACAACACATCGAGCGGTGATTGTATTCGTGGTGTTGTTTTACATGCTGCCGCTGCTGTTCCTGGCGTTTTACGCCGCGCCCAACAACTTCGATACGCACATGTACCATTTGAACCGGATCCTGATCTGGACCTACAATGGCAACCTGGATCATTTTCCTACCATGCATTTGCAGCAGTTGTATCTCAATGTATTCGCGGAATATCTCGTGCTGGATACCGTACTGCTCGCCGGTTCCGATCAGTTTGCAGGGCTGATCCAGTACGGTGCATTCATAGGGTCGATCTGCGGGATCGGGCTGATCGCGAAAAAATTCGGACTGGGCAAGGATGGGCAATTGCTCGCCTCGATCTGCTTCCTCACGTTGCCGATCGGCATTTTTGAAAGCACCAGCACACAAGTGGACCTTTGCGCCTGTTTCTTTTTTATCGCATTCATTTATTTCGGTTTCGAATTGCTGGAACGCAAATCGGCGCTGGCCCTCGTGATGATGATGCAATCGCTCGCTTTCGGCGGCTTTTCCAAATACACCATCCTGATATTCGCCATTCCTTTCGCTGTCTATTTCGCCGTGCGGATACTGTGGCGATATCGCCTGGCCTACGCGGCGAAGGTGCTGGCGGTGGCGCTTGTGCTGATGGCCGTGACGTTTTCTCCTTTCTTTTATCGTAACTACGCCATTTTCGGGCACATCATGCATCCGCTCCGCGGCACGGTGTTCGCTTCCGAAGAACTGCCGGCCAATAAGCATTCGGTACTTTTTACATTGTCCAACGTAATCAAAAACGCAGGGTTGAACGTCGGCTTGCCCGTTACCAGCTTCAACCGCGCACTCGACGACAAAATCCGCTCGTTTCACCAGGCGATCGGCGTCGATATCGACGACCCGGATTTAAGTATCGACCCGTTTTCGGTGAAGTATTCCGTGCATGAGGACATGATACCGAACACGGTCCATTTCTGGCTTATTATCGCTGGGGGGATTTTGCTGCTTTTTGCGCCTCTGAATGCGGAGGTGAAATGGTTCTGGACCTGCTCGGCAATGGGTTTCCTGCTTTTTTGCACGTTAATGAAATTTCAGCTCTGGAGCACGCGCACGCAAATGCCGCTGTTTGCCATGGGCGCCATTATGGTAGCCTGCGTATACTCGCTGAAATTGCGGTGGGAAAGTATCTACCTGGTGATCTCCCTTCTGTTGCTATCCCTGCCGTTCGTATACGGTAATCCCAGCAAGGAGCTTGTTCCCATCAATTTCGTAACGCGGAAAGCATTGGGCCACATCCCGATTGCGATTTGCGAGAGCAACGCCGAGGCAGGCAAAATTTACCAAAAATACCTGAGCGACTATTACGAGTTCCCGGGCAAGGACAATTGTCACCCGTTGAAAGGCTGGCCGGACTATGCCGAAAGGCGGAAAGTCTTCGCACTGCTCGAAAAAGCGGGCTACTATGACCACGACCTTACATCCAATATCATTCACATGAAACGCGAGAGGGCCTATTTCCTGAGCAATCCGGATAATTACCTCAGTTATAAAAAACTGCTTCCCCACATCCCGGCCGACCGCAACGTAGGCGTAATGTTCCGCAGGAATGTGGGCTATTACCACTTCTGGAGCGCTACAAGCAATCGAATCGGGCGCGCCGGCCAGATGGATTATATCCGCTATATGAAGGAACTTTCCCCTCTCAAAAACGCACGGAGGGAATTTTGTTACGACTACATTCTTTCCGACGACCTGCCGCTCATTCATTCATCCGTTCCAAAAGAAAACATTGCCCACATTTATTCCAGCGAGCTGTTGTATCTGGTGAAACTTAAAAGGACGAGTTGCGAAAAGCATCTGTTCTAG
- a CDS encoding MEKHLA domain-containing protein translates to MAPVQNDISIRQISDCFHQLAGRPLYAPPGISDVYRWLHEEAPYAILAHNAEADPCFIYANNYALSCFKYSPDEILSVHSRLSASAQDRPQRAAMLEIVVRDGIVYNYSGPRVDKFGNSFMIYDGAVWQLRSAAGEIWGQAALFWTEKDRRPEWY, encoded by the coding sequence ATGGCACCTGTTCAAAACGATATATCAATCAGGCAGATAAGCGACTGCTTTCACCAGTTGGCCGGAAGGCCGCTTTACGCACCGCCGGGCATTTCGGATGTCTATCGGTGGCTTCACGAGGAAGCGCCGTACGCGATATTGGCCCATAATGCGGAGGCGGACCCATGTTTCATTTATGCCAACAATTATGCTTTGTCTTGTTTTAAATATTCGCCCGACGAAATTCTTTCCGTGCATTCCAGGCTGAGTGCTTCCGCGCAGGACCGGCCGCAGCGCGCCGCGATGTTGGAGATTGTCGTCCGCGACGGAATTGTGTACAACTATTCGGGCCCGAGGGTCGACAAGTTCGGGAACAGTTTTATGATCTATGACGGGGCCGTCTGGCAACTGCGAAGCGCGGCGGGAGAAATCTGGGGACAGGCAGCGCTTTTCTGGACTGAAAAGGACCGGCGTCCCGAATGGTATTGA
- a CDS encoding thiamine pyrophosphate-dependent enzyme — MAGLYQRLDRWWPEGSIGIDDTCLAYKDRQYVTQRPNNNILFYSLYRGSAMGGAFGVAVGAKLAAPRRPVFLFTGDGCFRLFSGSLGEVSNLGLVVFLLNNETFGIVEQGLRKVLPYVGTAHYHSRLDAVDYCGIARANNWDAIRLAPDLGNLDEALDRATNKSSRSLLIEVPVDPNQVLGKNPRLKNL, encoded by the coding sequence ATGGCCGGGCTGTATCAACGGCTGGACCGGTGGTGGCCCGAAGGCTCAATCGGAATCGACGATACCTGTCTGGCTTACAAGGACCGCCAGTACGTAACCCAGCGGCCTAATAACAATATCCTTTTTTACTCCCTTTACCGTGGTTCGGCAATGGGCGGCGCATTTGGTGTTGCCGTAGGCGCAAAACTCGCCGCGCCCCGAAGGCCGGTTTTCCTGTTCACAGGCGACGGTTGCTTTCGCCTGTTTTCCGGCTCGCTGGGGGAAGTAAGTAACCTGGGATTGGTCGTTTTTCTGCTCAATAACGAAACGTTTGGCATTGTCGAACAGGGATTAAGGAAGGTTCTACCTTACGTGGGAACAGCACATTACCATTCCCGGCTCGACGCGGTTGATTACTGCGGAATAGCCAGGGCGAACAACTGGGATGCGATACGCCTGGCCCCGGACCTTGGCAATCTGGACGAGGCACTGGACAGAGCGACCAACAAATCGTCCCGTTCCCTGCTGATCGAAGTGCCGGTTGACCCGAACCAGGTTTTAGGAAAGAACCCGCGTCTCAAAAATTTATAA
- a CDS encoding thiamine pyrophosphate-binding protein, with protein MNLEAGETFPYISSLEEQYGPDSYQIIIDTLSDWGINLYAGVNGGGVIHLLKYLDPLYEGGAEIPSFLTIGEYTAGFIPLGYYLASGKVAVSVATTGAATKLICCGLSDAKLHDIPAVYIVPVSNRSTTGFAPLQDTSEYGSNILTQLRAELPDSVFVLDNKLTISDQLARAKDQLDRSKPVVLVLDNEGLSTAQMDWYPAPALTRRPVRENLHSGAFVATFRRETAGKRVVIFVGEEMSRYPGAGTLTTRLSEALRAATIWSINGANAVSRENPYGYGYISFGGNDRAVSLYNSLGEDDVMLMIGACPDEYTVNFGKIAASVTFHLSNIPQAYGFVGSSLRHAVAGRYYQLNAPPGLAGANAHRRCLRTSVFQRAYGQSARRPERFAFRGRRRELRKYGRAVSTAGPVVARRLNRNRRYLSGLQGPPVRNPAA; from the coding sequence ATGAATCTTGAAGCAGGCGAAACCTTCCCTTATATCAGTAGCCTTGAAGAACAATATGGTCCGGATAGCTATCAGATTATCATCGATACACTCAGCGACTGGGGGATCAATTTGTATGCCGGTGTGAACGGCGGTGGAGTTATCCACCTGCTTAAATACCTGGACCCACTCTATGAGGGAGGTGCAGAAATTCCTTCTTTCCTGACGATCGGCGAATATACGGCAGGGTTTATTCCGCTGGGCTATTACCTGGCGAGCGGGAAGGTCGCGGTGTCGGTGGCCACAACAGGCGCCGCAACGAAGCTCATCTGCTGCGGATTAAGCGACGCGAAATTGCACGATATTCCCGCTGTCTATATCGTTCCGGTTTCAAACAGAAGCACGACGGGCTTCGCCCCGTTGCAGGATACCAGCGAATACGGCAGCAATATACTGACGCAGCTCCGGGCCGAGTTGCCGGATTCGGTGTTTGTGCTGGATAATAAGTTGACTATCAGCGATCAGCTCGCGCGGGCAAAAGACCAATTGGACCGTTCGAAGCCCGTGGTACTGGTTTTAGACAATGAGGGGCTAAGTACTGCCCAGATGGACTGGTACCCCGCCCCCGCTCTTACCAGGAGGCCGGTGAGGGAGAATCTCCATTCAGGCGCGTTCGTGGCCACATTCCGGCGGGAAACCGCTGGCAAACGTGTCGTGATTTTTGTTGGCGAAGAAATGTCGAGATATCCCGGCGCCGGTACGCTGACGACCCGGCTCAGCGAAGCGCTCCGCGCGGCCACCATATGGAGTATCAACGGCGCGAATGCCGTTAGCCGTGAAAATCCCTACGGTTACGGTTATATTTCTTTCGGTGGGAACGACAGGGCGGTTTCGTTGTACAATTCACTCGGTGAGGACGACGTAATGCTGATGATAGGCGCATGTCCCGATGAGTACACGGTTAATTTCGGGAAGATAGCGGCTTCGGTAACATTTCACCTCAGCAATATTCCTCAGGCATACGGGTTCGTCGGTAGCAGCCTGCGGCATGCCGTCGCGGGTAGGTACTATCAGTTGAATGCCCCCCCTGGACTTGCTGGTGCAAACGCTCATCGACGCTGCCTGCGAACGTCCGTTTTTCAACGTGCCTATGGACAAAGCGCCCGCCGACCTGAACGATTTGCCTTTCGCGGGCGCCGACGGGAACTTCGTAAATATGGCCGGGCTGTATCAACGGCTGGACCGGTGGTGGCCCGAAGGCTCAATCGGAATCGACGATACCTGTCTGGCTTACAAGGACCGCCAGTACGTAACCCAGCGGCCTAA
- a CDS encoding GMC family oxidoreductase: MNLNLKSDKAHTFDAIVVGSGMTGGMAAKELTEKGLQVLMIERGREVKHIEDYDTATKGPWEFEHRGRVSIHSAEEYWANNRFGTLANEETGPFFTDDKQNPYIEKRPFDWIRAYHTGGKSMHWGRQSYRMNRQDFEANAKEGIAIDWPIRYEDLEPWYTHVEKFVGISGQAEGWEVLPDGHYLPAMPMSAPERYFRETMMKKLKRPVTIGRVANLTRPQPWHTDLGRASCQYRSKCARGCPYGGYYSSLSGSIPAARKTNRLTVLHDTIASEVIYDEKTHRAKGVRVINQHTMAVEEFFAKIIFLNAGSMNTAALLLNSKSNRFPTGLGNDSDQVGRNIMDHHLGVGANATVEGFENDYIFGQRPNALYIPRFRNWGTDKKDFLRGYGYQGGASKSDWKRGITMNGFGASFKEDMSRPGTWTMGFGGFGEILPDPSNRMFLDKDKKDKWGIPLIVFDAAFGENELAMRKDMMASAVEMLEVAGFKNVTGFNRSDTHPGLGIHDMGTARMGKDPKNSVLNKFNQVHACKNVFVTDGAAMVSSACVNPSITYMAMTARAADYAVAELKRQNL, encoded by the coding sequence ATGAACTTGAATTTAAAATCGGATAAAGCACATACATTCGACGCGATTGTGGTCGGTTCGGGAATGACGGGCGGAATGGCCGCCAAAGAATTGACCGAAAAAGGCCTGCAGGTGCTGATGATCGAGCGCGGACGCGAAGTGAAGCACATCGAAGATTACGACACAGCCACGAAAGGCCCGTGGGAGTTTGAGCACAGGGGAAGGGTGTCGATCCATTCGGCAGAAGAATATTGGGCGAACAACCGTTTCGGGACGCTGGCCAATGAGGAAACCGGTCCGTTCTTTACCGACGATAAACAGAACCCCTATATAGAAAAACGCCCTTTCGACTGGATCAGGGCATATCATACAGGCGGGAAGTCGATGCACTGGGGCCGGCAATCGTACCGGATGAACCGGCAGGATTTCGAGGCGAATGCGAAAGAAGGCATCGCCATCGACTGGCCGATCCGGTATGAGGACCTGGAACCCTGGTATACGCATGTCGAAAAGTTTGTCGGTATCAGCGGTCAGGCCGAGGGCTGGGAAGTTTTGCCGGACGGCCACTATCTGCCGGCGATGCCGATGAGCGCCCCGGAGCGGTATTTCAGGGAGACGATGATGAAAAAGCTGAAACGGCCGGTCACGATCGGCCGCGTCGCCAATCTCACCAGGCCGCAGCCCTGGCACACGGATCTCGGGCGGGCGTCGTGCCAGTATCGCAGCAAATGCGCCCGTGGATGCCCTTATGGTGGTTATTATAGCTCATTGTCGGGCTCCATACCAGCAGCGCGCAAGACGAACAGACTGACGGTCTTGCACGATACCATTGCCAGCGAGGTTATTTACGACGAAAAAACGCATCGCGCCAAAGGGGTCCGTGTGATCAATCAGCATACGATGGCCGTAGAGGAGTTTTTTGCGAAAATCATATTCCTGAATGCCGGTTCGATGAACACCGCGGCGCTTTTGCTGAATTCGAAGTCCAACCGTTTTCCCACAGGGCTTGGTAACGACAGCGACCAGGTGGGCAGGAATATCATGGACCATCACCTGGGCGTGGGCGCGAATGCGACGGTCGAGGGCTTTGAAAACGACTATATTTTTGGCCAAAGGCCTAATGCACTATACATCCCGCGTTTCAGGAACTGGGGAACCGACAAAAAGGACTTCCTGCGCGGCTACGGATATCAGGGAGGCGCAAGCAAGTCGGATTGGAAGCGGGGGATCACGATGAATGGTTTTGGCGCCAGTTTCAAGGAGGATATGTCGCGTCCCGGCACCTGGACAATGGGATTCGGCGGCTTCGGGGAAATCCTGCCCGATCCGTCTAACCGGATGTTCCTCGACAAAGACAAAAAAGACAAATGGGGCATTCCGTTGATCGTTTTCGACGCCGCATTCGGTGAAAACGAGCTGGCAATGCGCAAGGATATGATGGCCTCGGCCGTGGAAATGCTCGAAGTCGCCGGTTTTAAGAATGTTACCGGGTTTAACCGCTCCGACACGCATCCGGGCCTGGGCATACACGACATGGGCACGGCACGTATGGGTAAGGACCCGAAAAACTCCGTGCTGAATAAATTCAACCAGGTGCATGCCTGCAAAAATGTGTTCGTCACCGATGGCGCGGCAATGGTATCCTCCGCCTGTGTGAACCCATCCATTACCTACATGGCCATGACGGCCAGAGCGGCTGATTATGCCGTGGCGGAGTTAAAACGGCAGAATTTATAA
- a CDS encoding gluconate 2-dehydrogenase subunit 3 family protein produces MNRRTAITQVAAMLGGAFSAPTLLAMKRWEDYEQSPSFGTDFTLTENQKLIVAEVAEMIIPKTATPGAKDVGVPAFIVMMLQDCYKTPEHKSFLEGLGNLEKKQFLNLNTEQKTTVLKQVENDSVEEMKAYQVQQTKMGDNEDREQMAAQAKGLPFWRLIKELTMLGYFTSEQGIKSSFEYVPIPGKLEMIQMKPNQKSFAY; encoded by the coding sequence ATGAACAGAAGAACTGCTATTACACAGGTTGCGGCCATGCTCGGAGGGGCGTTTTCCGCACCGACTTTGCTGGCCATGAAACGGTGGGAAGACTATGAGCAGTCTCCGTCTTTTGGGACGGATTTTACTTTGACCGAAAACCAAAAGCTGATCGTCGCGGAGGTGGCTGAAATGATCATTCCAAAGACGGCGACACCCGGCGCGAAGGATGTGGGCGTTCCGGCGTTCATCGTGATGATGTTGCAGGATTGTTATAAAACACCCGAGCACAAGAGTTTTCTGGAAGGACTGGGTAATCTGGAAAAGAAGCAATTCCTGAACCTGAATACGGAGCAAAAAACGACAGTCTTGAAGCAGGTCGAGAACGATTCCGTCGAGGAAATGAAAGCCTATCAGGTACAGCAGACCAAAATGGGGGATAATGAAGACCGCGAGCAGATGGCGGCGCAGGCGAAAGGATTACCGTTCTGGCGGTTGATAAAGGAGCTCACGATGCTGGGTTACTTCACTTCCGAGCAAGGGATCAAATCGTCCTTTGAATACGTCCCGATTCCCGGAAAGCTGGAAATGATCCAAATGAAGCCCAATCAGAAATCTTTCGCATACTAG
- a CDS encoding EthD family reductase, whose protein sequence is MKFKLILSLLLLTTCFVAFSGEKQSGKPETHANAEEKGLIKISVMYPYAEGKTFNMEYYETKHMPMVAGYLGSNLVKYTIEKGLSSGIPNQPLPYMAIGTFYVKNLSEYQKALAPNRDAIRADFANYTDVVPVILVSEVVR, encoded by the coding sequence ATGAAGTTCAAACTCATTTTATCGCTTTTGCTTTTGACCACTTGTTTTGTCGCGTTCAGTGGGGAAAAGCAATCCGGAAAACCTGAAACACACGCCAATGCCGAGGAAAAAGGCCTAATTAAAATATCCGTCATGTACCCTTATGCCGAGGGCAAGACCTTCAATATGGAGTATTACGAGACGAAGCACATGCCCATGGTGGCCGGTTATTTGGGCTCGAACCTGGTAAAGTACACCATTGAAAAGGGCCTTTCCAGCGGTATCCCGAACCAACCCCTGCCTTATATGGCGATCGGCACGTTCTATGTAAAAAATTTGAGTGAATACCAAAAAGCCCTTGCTCCAAACAGGGACGCCATCCGGGCGGACTTTGCGAATTATACTGATGTAGTGCCGGTGATTTTGGTGAGCGAGGTGGTACGGTAG
- a CDS encoding PKD domain-containing protein has protein sequence MRYISVVLLLATIIPSCKKDKQIPVPFQEKVSVCFNLSPVEDFTIDSLITFTNCSDSIDVTYEWNFGDGNTSSSRHEKHAYAEPGEYEIKLTVSRPGTTPVVLNKKITVRIKERYVDLLSVTRPTDFVEAPDGSIYVIGNTNSKTEAKLYLSKFDKNLRLRWTKYWSDNHSIVYRKIDVALDGGLLMAGSWDEYDYRGPLRIMKTDSAGNVKWTKSYPLNQGVSIDIRSTSDGGLVVIAEEQGELEGYGIEMGFTSMIKLNADGALSWRKIFNEERVFGAGNILPLSDGYQFAASGTSLNGCANCYDSLVVLKTDFSGKLTFRKSRLREPMSSVGGTCIAATENYIFTNGPGPTFTLLNADGKFSNEFPMPSDHSNWVSSTSTGHFVTGSGFTHWNGLLLTLFDEKGVMKWTKRLGRRNKTCFPERGFGTFASQLKDNSILFVGISYKDCPNDQESSMYLVRVNENGDIL, from the coding sequence ATGCGTTATATTAGCGTTGTTCTGCTTCTTGCTACAATCATTCCATCCTGTAAAAAAGACAAGCAAATACCGGTCCCTTTCCAAGAAAAAGTATCAGTTTGCTTTAATCTTTCACCAGTCGAGGACTTTACAATCGACTCACTGATCACTTTTACAAACTGCTCTGATTCGATTGATGTAACCTACGAATGGAATTTTGGAGACGGTAACACGAGTAGCAGCAGGCACGAAAAACATGCCTACGCCGAACCCGGGGAATACGAAATCAAACTGACTGTATCCAGGCCAGGAACAACTCCGGTCGTGCTTAACAAAAAGATCACGGTACGGATCAAGGAACGTTATGTCGATCTGCTTTCGGTTACCAGGCCAACAGATTTTGTCGAGGCTCCGGATGGTTCGATTTACGTGATAGGCAATACAAATAGTAAGACGGAGGCAAAGCTGTATCTATCCAAATTCGATAAAAACCTGAGACTACGATGGACAAAATACTGGTCAGATAATCATAGTATCGTCTATCGCAAAATCGATGTCGCGCTCGACGGAGGACTTTTAATGGCTGGAAGTTGGGATGAATACGATTATCGGGGGCCGCTACGCATTATGAAAACCGACAGTGCCGGAAATGTTAAATGGACGAAATCGTACCCACTGAATCAGGGTGTATCTATTGATATACGGAGTACTTCCGACGGAGGACTTGTTGTTATTGCCGAGGAGCAAGGTGAACTAGAAGGTTACGGCATTGAAATGGGTTTTACATCCATGATTAAACTAAATGCCGATGGAGCCCTTTCGTGGAGAAAAATTTTCAATGAGGAGCGCGTATTTGGCGCAGGAAATATTCTTCCACTGTCCGACGGATACCAGTTTGCCGCATCAGGCACCAGTTTAAATGGTTGCGCCAACTGTTATGATTCTTTGGTCGTTTTGAAAACCGATTTCTCGGGCAAGCTCACATTTCGTAAATCCAGGCTACGTGAGCCAATGAGCTCGGTCGGCGGTACCTGTATAGCAGCGACTGAAAACTATATATTTACCAACGGTCCCGGCCCTACATTCACATTACTGAATGCTGACGGAAAGTTTTCAAATGAATTCCCAATGCCTTCAGACCATTCAAATTGGGTAAGCAGTACTTCAACCGGACACTTTGTTACCGGTTCAGGATTTACGCATTGGAATGGCTTACTGCTGACGCTTTTTGATGAAAAAGGAGTCATGAAATGGACTAAACGCTTGGGAAGACGCAACAAAACATGTTTCCCGGAACGTGGATTCGGCACTTTCGCTTCTCAGTTGAAAGACAACTCAATTTTATTCGTTGGCATCAGCTACAAAGATTGTCCAAATGACCAAGAAAGCTCCATGTATCTTGTCAGGGTAAATGAGAACGGCGACATTTTGTAG
- a CDS encoding enoyl-CoA hydratase-related protein, which translates to MYQNLIFDNSDGVVRITLNRPDVFHALSPTLISEITSAVRIASNDDSVRVVLLTATGEKAFCSGADLKEAVASGQSAAEILRDYYEPMITAIRDIPKPVLCRMNGLAVGAGCSLALACDMVIAADDAYLSFAFVQIGLMPDAGATFFLPRLIGLARSFDLATNAQRIYASHAHDIGLIARCVEREGLDALVEKQLQHYRHAPTKAIGAMKHAFNQSMHSNLPQMLENERESQEMLFGTQDVKEGIAAFFGEKEG; encoded by the coding sequence ATGTATCAAAACCTTATTTTCGATAACAGCGACGGCGTCGTCCGCATCACGCTCAACCGCCCGGACGTTTTTCACGCATTGAGTCCGACCCTCATTAGTGAAATTACCAGCGCCGTCCGGATCGCCTCCAACGACGATTCCGTACGTGTAGTACTTCTTACCGCCACCGGCGAAAAGGCCTTCTGCTCCGGTGCCGACCTCAAAGAAGCCGTCGCCTCAGGCCAAAGCGCCGCCGAAATCCTCCGCGACTATTACGAGCCGATGATCACCGCCATCCGCGACATTCCCAAACCTGTGCTCTGTCGCATGAACGGGTTGGCCGTAGGCGCCGGCTGCTCACTGGCGCTGGCCTGTGACATGGTGATTGCGGCCGACGATGCTTATTTAAGTTTCGCATTCGTACAAATCGGTCTGATGCCCGACGCCGGGGCGACATTTTTCCTGCCAAGATTGATCGGTCTGGCCCGCAGCTTCGACCTCGCCACGAACGCCCAGCGCATTTACGCCAGCCACGCGCACGACATCGGCCTGATCGCCAGATGCGTGGAAAGAGAAGGCCTGGACGCCCTGGTGGAAAAGCAACTCCAGCACTACCGCCACGCCCCGACGAAGGCCATCGGCGCCATGAAGCATGCATTCAACCAATCGATGCATTCGAACCTGCCACAAATGTTAGAAAACGAGCGGGAAAGTCAGGAAATGTTGTTCGGGACGCAGGATGTGAAAGAAGGGATTGCCGCTTTTTTTGGAGAAAAGGAAGGCTGA